Part of the Cereibacter sphaeroides 2.4.1 genome, GTTCGAAGGCGCGGTGCCGGCCTTCGGTTTCTCGACGATGCCACGCGGACGGATCAGCGCGCCCTGACGCTCTTCGATGTCGAGGACGCCGTAGGAGGACGCCTTTTCCGCCGGCACTTCCATCGTGGCGATGATGCTGCCGCCGACCTCTTCATGGGCCTCGATCATCTGCGCGAGGCAGGGCTTGTCGGCGACCACCATGTCGTCGGGCAGGATCACCGCGAAGGGCTCGTCGCCCACGAGGCGGCGCGCGCACCAGACGGCATGGCCGAGGCCCAGCGCCTCGTGCTGGCGGACGTAGGTCACATGGCCGCTGTCGATATTGGTGGCCTCGAGCGTTGCCAGAAGCTCGGTCTTGCCCGCCGCGCGCAGGGCCCGCTCCAGCGTCTGGTTCACGTCGAAGAAGTCCTCGAGCGCCCCCTTGCCGCGGGAGGTGACGAAGATGAAGTCCTCGATGCCGGCCTCGCGGGCTTCCTCGACCGCATACTGGATCAGCGGCTTGTCGACGAGCGTGAGAATTTCCTTCGGGATCGACTTGGTCGCGGGCAGGAACCGCGTCCCCATGCCTGCGATGGGGAAAATGGCAGTGGTGACCTTCTGGGAAGACATGCGCGACCTCTGGATATGGATCTGTGAAAAGGAGGGCCCGATCTGACCCGAACAATGTTTCATATAATGCTGCACCTGCAAAGGCCGGGAAAGACCCGCGGGCGGAGATAGGTCAAAATGGGGCGTGCGTCAGACTTTCTATGGCGGGCAGAATGCCTGTTGCTGAGCGAATGGCCAAGGCTGAATCGAAGGGTCAGGTTCCTCGGAAAGACGATTTTTATGCGGATCCTTTCGCCGCTCGGGGCGATTGCGCAGCTTTGCAACCCAAGGGAGACTTTCTCTAACCTATAGTTGCGCAAGGCCCGGGTCGCCGGGCCAGAAGCACGCCCGGGCACCGTCGGCGGGAATCCGCTGCCTAAATCATGAGCGGCAGCGTTTGGCGCAACAGGCTGAGCCCTCCGGGCCGCCAGCCCATCGCCGAAAGCCGCCGGCAGTCGAGAGGGCTGATGCGCGCGGCATCCGCGCGTGGGGGCAGGGGCGCGGCGATCCCCTCGATCCGGGCGACCTCGGCGAGAAGATCGTGGCGGTCGAGCAGCAGATCCGAGACATGGAAGGCGCCCGCGTCCGGCTTCTCGAGCAGGAGGAGCGCCGCCGCGGCCAGATCCGCGCCATGGACCTCGGTCGCGACCCGCGGCTCGATCGGACGTCCCGCACGGAAGTCCTCGAAAAGAACGCGCCACTTGTGATCCGGCCCGGGGCCGTAGACGCCGGTCGCGCGCAGGCTCGCGCCTCCTTCGGCGAAGAGAGCGACCTCGGCCTCGGCCTTGACCTGCCCATAGAGGCTTTCGGGGCAGGGCGGCATGGCCTCGGTGAGCAACGTGCCGGGGCCGTAGCCGTCGAACACGGCGCGGGAGGAGAGGAAGAGGATCCGCCGCCCCCGCATCGCCTCGAAGAGCCGCAGACTGCCCTCGAGGTTGGCGCGGCGGAAGCCCTCGGGGTCTTGGCCCTCGCCGCCCCGGTAGCGGCCCGGAACATGCTGGAAGGCACAGTGGATCAGCGCATCCACATCGGCCAGCGGGGGAAGCGGGCCCAGAAGATCGTAGGGCCGATGCTCGTCCGCGCCGGGCAGAGGGCTGCGCGCAAGGATCACCAGCGAATGGCCCGCAGCCCGCGCGGCCTCGGCGATGAAGCGGCCGACGAGGCCGCCTGCTCCGGTCAGCGCAAGCCGCATGGATCCGGCATGTCCGAAAGCGCGGGCACCGGCCCGTCGCCCGCATAGGCGCGCCACAGGTCGATCAGCGGGCGCAGGCGGTCGGCCTTGTCGTGCTCCTGCCAGGGTTTCTCATACTGGAAGTGCAGGATGCGGATCTGCTCCCAGCTCCAGAGCTCGGGCATCGCGAACCAGACATACTGGAGCATGTTGCAGAAGACCGGCAGGCCCTGCCAGTCGGGGAAGAACTGCTGCAGGAAGCTCTGGTCGGTCCGCCGCCAGAAGGCCCCCGGCACGTCGAGTGCTTCGAGCATCCGGGCGTAGGTGTCCGTCGAGGGCCGGGCGGTGAAGACGCCCGAATTCATCCGGTGAAAGTCCGACAGGCTCTCGTAGACATTCGGCGCGGCGCAGAATTCGGGATAGTCGAACAGCCGGTCCACGTTCCGCAGCACCAGCGCATCCGCGTCGATGAAGACGACCGAGCGATAGTCCACGAGCTGCCAGAGCCGGAGCTTGGCGAAATTATCGAGCGGCGTGTGGAAGGGCGGCTTGCCGCCCTTGGTGAAGGCCGCGCGCGCATGAAGCGCCTCTCGCGCATGGGCCGCGTTGAACTCGGGCGAGGTGGGCAGAAGCTCCACCCGCACGAGCCGCGCGCCGAGCGCCCGGAGCGGCGCCAGCGCCTCCTCGGGCACGTCGGTATGCAGCACCACCCGGTCGGCCGTGGTGCCGCTGAGGGCCAGCGAGCGCAGCAGCGCCCGTGCCCCCAGCGCATAATCGGCATTGGTCACGAGCGTGACATAGGCCCGCTCGGACCCAGCCGGTCCTTCGGCTGCCAGATCCAATCAGGACACCGAGCGCAGCCGCCGCCCCTCGGGATCGTGCTCGACCCGCTGCGCGATGTCCTTCGTCCAGGCCGAGACGCAGGGCACGCGGCTGCGGTCGATCCGGTGGGCGAACTTCTTCGCCACATCGACCACCTCGCCCAGCAGCCCTTCCTGCAGCGTGATGGGCTTCAGCCCCAGCGCGAGGAACTGGTCGTTCCTGACCACGAGCTCGTTCTCGTCGGCCTCCTTGCGGGGGTTGGGCAGGAACGAGACCTTGGCGCCGGTCATCTTCGCCACCAGTTCGGCCAGATCTCGCACGCGGTGCGTCTCGGTCATCTGGTTGAAGATCTTCACCCGTTCGCCGGCCTTGGGCGCATCCGACAGCGCGAGCTCGACGCAGCGCACCGAATCCTGGATATGGATGAAGGCGCGGGTCTGCCCGCCGGTGCCGTGCACGGTCAGCGGATAACCGATCGCCGACTGGATCAGGAAGCGGTTCAGGACGGTGCCATAGTCGCCGTCATAGTCGAAGCGGTTGATGAGCTGCGGATGGCGGCGGGTCTGGTTCGTGTGCGTGCCCCAGACGATGCCCTGATGCAGGTCGGTGATCCGCAGCCCGTCGTTCTGAGCATAATACTGGAAGAGGATCTGATCGAGGCTCTTGGTCATGTGATAGACCGAGCCCGGCCGCGTCGGATAGAGGATCTCGAGCTCTTTCGGGCCCGCCGGGGTCTCGACCGAGACGTCGAGATAACCCTCGGGGATGGGCGCGCCCACGGTCGAATAGCCATAGACCCCCATGGTGCCGAGATGGACGAGATGGGCATCGATGCCGGTCTCGACCATGGCGGCCAACAGGTTGTGGGTCGCATTGACGTTGTTGTTGACGGTGTAGACCTTGTGGCGGTCCGACTTCATCGAATAGGGCGCGGCGCGCTGCTCGGCGAAGTGGATGATGGCCTCGGGGCGGTATTCGGCGAGCCAGGCGCGGATCCGGTCGTATTCGCGCAGGTCGAGCAGGTGGAAATGCAGCCGCTGGCCGGTCTCCTGATGCCAGATCCGGCAGCGCTCCTGGATCGAGTCCATCGGGGTCAGGGACTGCACGCCCAGCTCGGTATCGATCCAGCGCCGGGACAGGTTGTCGACGATATGGATCTCGTGTCCGAGGTCCGACAGGTGGAGCGCCGTCGGCCAGCCGACAAACCCGTCCCCACCCAGAACTGCGATGCGCATGAAGCCTCCTTCGTGAATCGCGCGTGCCGCCTCACGGGCGGCACACGTCCTCGTGACCATGTTGGTGCGTATCGGCTGCAAGTCCACCGGTCGAATGAACTTTTCACGACGCTCGGCAAGGCTGTGCCGATGGCGGGCCTGCTTTTTCAGGCGCTGCGGCGCTGGCCGTCGTGCACGCCTTCGGCAAATTCCTCGATCATCTTGGCGCAGAAGGCATCGAGATCGTCCGGCTTGCGGCTGGTGACGAGCCCCGAATCGACAACGACCTCGCGGTCGACCCAGCGGCCCCCTGCGTTGCGGATGTCGGTGGCGAGCGAGGGGTAGGAGGTCACTTCGCGCCCTTTGAGCACGTCCGCCTCAACCAGCGCCCAGGGGCCATGGCAGATGGCAGCCACCGGCTTGCCCGCACTGACGAAGCCGCGCACGAAGGCCACGGCCTCCTCGCTCGACCGGATCTTGTCGGCACCCACCGTGCCGCCGGGGATCACGAGCCCGTCGAACGCGTCTGCCGAGACATCGGCAAAGGTGCGGTCGACGCGGTGCGTCGCGCCGGGATCGAGATCGCCGTTCACCGTCTGCGCCTCGCCCGGCTCGAGGCTGACGGTCACGACCGTCGCCCCCGCCTGGGTCAGCGCTTCCTTCGGCCGCACATATTCCACGTCTTCGGTGCCGCGGGGCGCGATCAGGATCGCGATGGTTTTTCCGTCGAGTGTCATGGGATGTCCTGTCATTGGGATGGGCCGCCCGCCGGAAAGCCTCGACGCAGGGTGAAGGCTCCGGCACAGGCGGCCTGGTCGCCTCGATAACCGGCAGCGGCGGCCTCTGTTCCCGAGCGCCGGTCCCTCGGCCGACACGCGGACCTGCGCAGAAGGGGCCCGGTCGCGTCGATGACCGGCAGGGCGGAGAGGATGCCCGCGCGCTGGTCCCTCTGCCGAGGACGCGGACTCGAAGGGGAATCTAACGAGCGGGAGAGGTCTCTGGCCGCCGCGCCGGTCGTGCTCGCGCGGCGCTCCGATTGCGCGCGTCTGTGCAGCGGAGCAGGGGCACTGTGCCCTGCTGCCCAGGGACGGCGCGCGCGGATGTGCTACATCGGGAGCGATCGGCAACGGGAAGATGCACATGACACTCGAATTCGGCCTCGACACTTTCGGCGACGTGACCTGGGATGCAGAGCGGCGGCTGCTGCCGCAGCGCGAGGTGCTGCGGAACGTCGTCGAGGAGGCGGTGCTGGCCGATGAGGTCGGTGTCGATGCCATCGGCCTCGGCGAACATCACCGCGACGACTTCGCGATTTCCTCCCCCGAGATCCTGCTCGCTTCCATCGGCGCGCGCACGCGGCGGATCCGGCTCGGCACGGCGGTGACGGTTCTGGGGTCCGACGATCCGGTGCGGCTCTTCCAGCGCCTCTCGACGCTCGACGCGCTGACGGGCGGGCGGGCCGAAGTCACGCTCGGCCGCGGCTCCTTCACCGAGAGCTTTCCGCTCTTCGGCTTCGACCTCGGGGATTACCACGCGCTCTTCGAGGAGAAGCTCGACCTCTTCGCCCGCCTGATCCGCGAGGAGGAAGTCACCTGGTCCGGCACCACCCGTGCGCCGCTCGAGCGGCAGCGGGTCTGGCCGCCGCTGGGAGAGGCGGGCCTGCGCGCCTGGATCGGCGTGGGCGGCAGCCCCGAGTCGGTTGTGCGGGCGGTGCGCTTCCGGCTGCCGATGATCCTTGCCATCATCGGCGGCCCGGCCCGGCGCTTCCTGCCCTATGCCGATCTCTATCGCCGCGCGACCGATCAGGCGGGGCTCGAGCCCATGCCGCTCGGGGTCCATTCGCCGGGCCACATCGCACCCACCGACGAACTGGCGCGCGAAGAGGCCTTCCCGGCCTACAAGGTGCTGCACGACCGGCTCGGCGCCGAACGGGGCTGGCCGAGCCTCGGGCGCGACGACTTCCTGCGCGAGGTCGAGCACGGCTCGATGTATGTGGGCTCGCCCGAGACCGTCGCGCGCAAGATCGCCGATACGGTCGGCGCACTCGGCCTATCGCGCTTCCAGCTGAAATATTCGATGGGACCGCTCGCGCACGGGGCGCTCCTGCGCTCGGTCGAACTCTACGGCCGCGAGGTGATCCCGCGGGTGCGGGAGCTGCTCGCCGCCGGTTGACGCCGGCCGTCAAGATCGCACGCCCGCTGCCGATTGCCACAGCCGGGGGACCCCGGATGGCCCGCGGCAAAGGGATCTGCTATCGTCGCCCCGACGGCGGTCCTGCCGTCAAGGTCTGGCCCACCAGCAGAGTTTCGGTATCGGAGCGGTAGCGATGGAGCGTCCTCTGGCGCGTAACGAAGTCACGCGGCTCGGGCCCGACTCGAAGTTCCACCATGCGGGCCTGCGCCGCGGCCTCAGCCCCGCGACGCTCCGCAAGCTCGATGCGATCTCCCGGCTGCGGGTGTTTCCGCGCGACGCGGTGGTGGTGCCGCAGGGCGGCGCACTCGAATATGTGGGCAATGTCGTGCGCGGCGTGCTGCGGATGGAGCGGCTCCTGTCGGACGGACGCTCGCAGATCGTGGGTCTTCTGGTGCCGACCGACATGTTCGGCCGCGTCTTCTCGGAGCGGTCGGACTATTCCGTCGAGGCCGCCACCGAAGTGACGCTCTGCTGCTTCGAGCGCCATGCGTTCGAGGCGCTCGTGCGGACCTGTCCCGATCTCGAACATGCGGTGCTGCTCGCCGTGCTGGACGAGCTCGACGCCGCGCGCGAATGGATCACGCTCCGTGCGGGCCCCACGGTTGCGGCGCGACTTGCGACCTATCTGCTGATGCTCTGCCGGCGCTGGCCGCACCAGACCAGCGAACTCACGCAGGACGCGAAGCGAATCGTCGTGAACGTTCCCATCGCGCGCAATGACCTTGCGCATTACCTCGGCACCACGGTCGAATCGATCTCGCGTGCGGTGCAGGCTTTTTCCCGCGATGGGATCATCTCGATTCTGACGCCCCTTCGGTTCGAGATCCTCGACCTGCCCGCGCTCATCGCCCTGTCGGACAACGAGGAATTCGACGCGCACGCGCTTCTCGAGGGGCTGCGCGAGGAGCAGCGCGTTTCCCCCTGACCGACCGGGCGAATTGACGCAGGTCAAAGAGCGCACTCTTCATTTCGCCTACTCAGGATCCCGTGCCCCGCTTCGGCGGTCATGTTCACCAGTATTGCGGTTGCCGACATGAAACGCTCGCCTCAAGAGCGAGATCCCGGGAGGACTGAGGACATGCCGTGTCAGACCACCTCGCACTGTCAGACCTGCAAGCAGCGACACAACGCGCTCTGCGCGGCGATCCGGGCCCGCGCGGCCTCGGTCTGCCCGCTGGTGGCCGAGTTCGAGACGCTGCTGCCGGGGGCCGCGCCAACCGACGTGAGCCTCAAGGGCGGGCGGTTCGGCATCCTGCATTCCGGTCTGCTGCTGCGCTGCGGGCCGGAGACGGGGATGGACGTCGTCTCCATCGGCGAACCGCTGGGCGAGGCCTTCCGCGGCAACCGCGAGATGCGCGTGACGGCCGTCGTTCCGTCCCAGGTCTGCTGGTATGACGTGCATGAGGTGGAGGCAGCGGCGCTGCGCGATCCGCGCCTCCATGGCGCTCTGAGCGCGGCGGCTTCGCATGCGGCCGGCCTGCGCCGGCTGTTCACCCGCATCCGCTCGACCCTGACGCCGCTCGAACGGCTCGCGGCCTTCCTCGCGATCTGCGCCCACCGGCTGGCCGAACGCGACCGGATGGGGGTGCTGCGCCTCACGCTGCAGTGCCGGCACGAGGATATCGCGACGCTTCTCGCCCTGAGCGGGGCGCAGCTCGACGAGATGCGCGACGAGCTGGTGCAGCGCGGGCTGCTGTCCGTGCTGGAAGGCGGCGAGATGGAGCTGCCGCTCCCGGCCCAGCTCGAGGAGCTGTCGACGCTGGACCTGCCGATGTTCAACCGCGTGGAAGAGATCGTTCCGGTCCTGCCGCGGATGGCCGAGCTGCAGCGGGCCTGACCGTCCCCGGCCGCCTGCGCCTTCGGGCGCGGGCGCCGTCCGCTCGCGGTGTGTCGGCCGCGCGTAGACCGCTTTTGCATCGCGGACGAAGGGGCGCCCTTCACCGAAGGAAACCCGCCCGCGTCAGCGGAAGATGTTGCGCTCGAGGATGTAGCGCATCCCGCGCTGCCAGCTCTCGTCGGTGTTGCCGCGGATGTCGACCGCCTGACCGCGGATCTGCCGGCCGGTCGAGACCTCCTTCACATAGAGGTTCATGGCGAGGATGAGGTTCGAAACCTTCTGGACCTCGCCCACCACCGCATAGTCGGCGCCGAGCGCGCGGGCCATGCGCAGCTCGCACCCGCCGCAGGTCGCGGGGTTGCGGATGCGGGCCAGATCTTCGGCGACCGGCGCGAGATCGAGCAGTTCCACCCCATGCGCCGCGAAAGCGTCCGCCGCCTGCCGCTCGGCCCGCTCGATCCGCTCCGCCTCGTCGGCGCGCTTGCCGTTCAGCGCGCCCTCGGTCGAGGTGTCGATGAAGGTCAGGCCGAAGAAGGCCGCCGTGCGGCCGTTCCACAGATCCTCGGCCGAGGCAGGTCCGGCAAGAAGAAGGAGGAGGATGAGGAGGCGTCGCATGGCGCCAGTGTCGCCTCCCGGGCGGCGGGAACAAGCCGGACGAAAGAGGGAGCCCGTGGCCGGGAACAATCCCGGCGGGTCGGGAAGGGGCCGCGGGATGCCGGAACGGCGCCGCAGGTGACGCGCGGGGGCAGGGGCGTGTCTCCGCCCAATGGCTGACTGGCTGGACTCGGGGCAGCCTGAGACACTTGTCGCGCATGTCAGGGAGGCTGCATGTCAGGGAGGAAGCAATGAGTGACATGACTCACGGCGACGTCAAGATTCACCCGTCGGTCGATGACGGGATCGTTCCGGCGCGCGACGGGTTCACGGGCGGCACGCTCAAGTGCCGCTGCACCGACCGGCCGGTCGAGGTGCGCATCAACGGCCAGTCGGCGCACAACCATGTCTGCGGCTGCACCAAGTGCTGGAAGCCCGACGGGGCGATCTTCAGCATGGTGGCGGTGGTGCCGCGGGATGCCGTCGAGGTGGTGGCCAACGGCGACAAGCTGAAGGTGGTCGACCCGAACATGGCCATCCAGCGCTACGCCTGCACCGGCTGCGGCACGCACATGTATGGCCGGATCGAGAACAAGGACCATCCGTTCTACGGGCTCGACTTCATCCATACCGAGCTGTCGTCGGAAGACGGCTGGGCCGCGCCGGGCTTCGCCGCCTTCGTCTCGTCGGTGATCGAGAGCGGGGTCTCGCCGGACCGCATGGACGGGATCCGCGCGCGGCTGCGCGAGCTGGGGCTCGAGCCCTACGATGCGCTCTCGCCGCCCCTGATGGATGCGATCGCGACCCATGTCGCGAAACGCTCCGGCAAGCTCGCGGCCTGAGGGCTGCGGCCGCTCCCTCCCGCGAGGCGGGGAGCGGCTTCTTCTGAACGTGCCGGGCGCGGTCCGATGGCGGCAGGCCTGCCGACGCGGGACCCCCGCAGGCTTTCGCCGCAGAGGCAAGACCCGCGCTCCTCATCCTTTTTTCCGAATGCCGGGCGCGGATTTTCCTCTTAAGGTCAGGCCATGACAGGCCCGACGCCCTGCCGTCCGGTTGATTGAGAGGGAGAGTAACATGCGCACCCGTGCCGCCGTCGCCGTCGAGGCCGGCAAGCCGCTCGAGATCATGGAGGTCAATCTCGAAGGCCCCAAGGCCGGCGAGGTCATGGTCGAGATCAAGGCCACCGGCATCTGCCACACCGACGAATTCACCCTCTCCGGCGCCGATCCCGAGGGCATGTTCCCGGCGATCCTCGGCCACGAGGGCGCGGGCGTGGTGGTCGAGGTCGGCCCCGGCGTGACCAGCGTGAAGCCCGGCGATCATGTGATCCCGCTCTACACGCCCGAGTGCCGGCAGTGCCCCTCCTGCCTCAGCCAGAAGACGAACCTCTGCACCGCGATCCGCGGCACGCAGGGGCAGGGGCTGATGCCCGACGGCACCAGCCGCTTCTCGATGCTCGATGGCACGCCGATCCTGCATTACATGGGCTGCTCGACCTTCTCGAACTACACGGTCCTGCCCGAGATCGCGGTGGCGAAGGTGCGCCCGGATGCGCCCTTCGACAAGATCTGCTACATCGGCTGCGGCGTCACCACCGGCATCGGCGCGGTCATCAACACGGCCAAGGTCGAGATCGGCGCCAAGGCCGTGGTGTTCGGGCTGGGCGGCATCGGTCTCAACGTGATCCAGGGCCTGAAGCTCGCGGGCGCCGACATGATCATCGGCGTGGATCTGAACAACGCCAAGAAGGAATGGGGCGAGCGCTTCGGCATGACCCATTTCGTGAATCCGTCCGAGATCGACGGCGATGTGGTGGCGCATCTGGTCAATATGACCAAGACGCCCTTCGACCAGATCGGCGGGGCGGACTACACCTTCGACTGCACCGGCAACGTGAAGGTGATGCGTCAGGCGCTGGAGGCGTGCCATCGTGGCTGGGGCCAGTCGATCGTGATCGGTGTGGCGC contains:
- the galU gene encoding UTP--glucose-1-phosphate uridylyltransferase GalU, which translates into the protein MSSQKVTTAIFPIAGMGTRFLPATKSIPKEILTLVDKPLIQYAVEEAREAGIEDFIFVTSRGKGALEDFFDVNQTLERALRAAGKTELLATLEATNIDSGHVTYVRQHEALGLGHAVWCARRLVGDEPFAVILPDDMVVADKPCLAQMIEAHEEVGGSIIATMEVPAEKASSYGVLDIEERQGALIRPRGIVEKPKAGTAPSNMAVIGRYILGPRVMQHLDRRTVGAGGEIQLTDAIAHELATHPGSVHGFRFQGERFDCGSKAGFLQATVALALEREDLRGEFSTFLRAIAEQHGLGAPSAAPLRSVAAAS
- the gfa gene encoding S-(hydroxymethyl)glutathione synthase; the encoded protein is MSDMTHGDVKIHPSVDDGIVPARDGFTGGTLKCRCTDRPVEVRINGQSAHNHVCGCTKCWKPDGAIFSMVAVVPRDAVEVVANGDKLKVVDPNMAIQRYACTGCGTHMYGRIENKDHPFYGLDFIHTELSSEDGWAAPGFAAFVSSVIESGVSPDRMDGIRARLRELGLEPYDALSPPLMDAIATHVAKRSGKLAA
- a CDS encoding S-(hydroxymethyl)glutathione dehydrogenase/class III alcohol dehydrogenase; its protein translation is MRTRAAVAVEAGKPLEIMEVNLEGPKAGEVMVEIKATGICHTDEFTLSGADPEGMFPAILGHEGAGVVVEVGPGVTSVKPGDHVIPLYTPECRQCPSCLSQKTNLCTAIRGTQGQGLMPDGTSRFSMLDGTPILHYMGCSTFSNYTVLPEIAVAKVRPDAPFDKICYIGCGVTTGIGAVINTAKVEIGAKAVVFGLGGIGLNVIQGLKLAGADMIIGVDLNNAKKEWGERFGMTHFVNPSEIDGDVVAHLVNMTKTPFDQIGGADYTFDCTGNVKVMRQALEACHRGWGQSIVIGVAPAGAEIQTRPFQLVTGRVWKGSAFGGARGRTDVPKIVDWYMEGKIQIDPMITHILSLEEINKGFDLMHAGESIRSVVVF
- a CDS encoding Crp/Fnr family transcriptional regulator; translation: MERPLARNEVTRLGPDSKFHHAGLRRGLSPATLRKLDAISRLRVFPRDAVVVPQGGALEYVGNVVRGVLRMERLLSDGRSQIVGLLVPTDMFGRVFSERSDYSVEAATEVTLCCFERHAFEALVRTCPDLEHAVLLAVLDELDAAREWITLRAGPTVAARLATYLLMLCRRWPHQTSELTQDAKRIVVNVPIARNDLAHYLGTTVESISRAVQAFSRDGIISILTPLRFEILDLPALIALSDNEEFDAHALLEGLREEQRVSP
- a CDS encoding NAD-dependent epimerase/dehydratase family protein yields the protein MRLALTGAGGLVGRFIAEAARAAGHSLVILARSPLPGADEHRPYDLLGPLPPLADVDALIHCAFQHVPGRYRGGEGQDPEGFRRANLEGSLRLFEAMRGRRILFLSSRAVFDGYGPGTLLTEAMPPCPESLYGQVKAEAEVALFAEGGASLRATGVYGPGPDHKWRVLFEDFRAGRPIEPRVATEVHGADLAAAALLLLEKPDAGAFHVSDLLLDRHDLLAEVARIEGIAAPLPPRADAARISPLDCRRLSAMGWRPGGLSLLRQTLPLMI
- a CDS encoding LLM class flavin-dependent oxidoreductase, coding for MTLEFGLDTFGDVTWDAERRLLPQREVLRNVVEEAVLADEVGVDAIGLGEHHRDDFAISSPEILLASIGARTRRIRLGTAVTVLGSDDPVRLFQRLSTLDALTGGRAEVTLGRGSFTESFPLFGFDLGDYHALFEEKLDLFARLIREEEVTWSGTTRAPLERQRVWPPLGEAGLRAWIGVGGSPESVVRAVRFRLPMILAIIGGPARRFLPYADLYRRATDQAGLEPMPLGVHSPGHIAPTDELAREEAFPAYKVLHDRLGAERGWPSLGRDDFLREVEHGSMYVGSPETVARKIADTVGALGLSRFQLKYSMGPLAHGALLRSVELYGREVIPRVRELLAAG
- a CDS encoding NAD-dependent epimerase/dehydratase family protein, with the translated sequence MRIAVLGGDGFVGWPTALHLSDLGHEIHIVDNLSRRWIDTELGVQSLTPMDSIQERCRIWHQETGQRLHFHLLDLREYDRIRAWLAEYRPEAIIHFAEQRAAPYSMKSDRHKVYTVNNNVNATHNLLAAMVETGIDAHLVHLGTMGVYGYSTVGAPIPEGYLDVSVETPAGPKELEILYPTRPGSVYHMTKSLDQILFQYYAQNDGLRITDLHQGIVWGTHTNQTRRHPQLINRFDYDGDYGTVLNRFLIQSAIGYPLTVHGTGGQTRAFIHIQDSVRCVELALSDAPKAGERVKIFNQMTETHRVRDLAELVAKMTGAKVSFLPNPRKEADENELVVRNDQFLALGLKPITLQEGLLGEVVDVAKKFAHRIDRSRVPCVSAWTKDIAQRVEHDPEGRRLRSVS
- a CDS encoding glycosyltransferase, coding for MDLAAEGPAGSERAYVTLVTNADYALGARALLRSLALSGTTADRVVLHTDVPEEALAPLRALGARLVRVELLPTSPEFNAAHAREALHARAAFTKGGKPPFHTPLDNFAKLRLWQLVDYRSVVFIDADALVLRNVDRLFDYPEFCAAPNVYESLSDFHRMNSGVFTARPSTDTYARMLEALDVPGAFWRRTDQSFLQQFFPDWQGLPVFCNMLQYVWFAMPELWSWEQIRILHFQYEKPWQEHDKADRLRPLIDLWRAYAGDGPVPALSDMPDPCGLR
- a CDS encoding type 1 glutamine amidotransferase domain-containing protein, which gives rise to MTLDGKTIAILIAPRGTEDVEYVRPKEALTQAGATVVTVSLEPGEAQTVNGDLDPGATHRVDRTFADVSADAFDGLVIPGGTVGADKIRSSEEAVAFVRGFVSAGKPVAAICHGPWALVEADVLKGREVTSYPSLATDIRNAGGRWVDREVVVDSGLVTSRKPDDLDAFCAKMIEEFAEGVHDGQRRSA
- a CDS encoding cyclic nucleotide-binding domain-containing protein, whose protein sequence is MPCQTTSHCQTCKQRHNALCAAIRARAASVCPLVAEFETLLPGAAPTDVSLKGGRFGILHSGLLLRCGPETGMDVVSIGEPLGEAFRGNREMRVTAVVPSQVCWYDVHEVEAAALRDPRLHGALSAAASHAAGLRRLFTRIRSTLTPLERLAAFLAICAHRLAERDRMGVLRLTLQCRHEDIATLLALSGAQLDEMRDELVQRGLLSVLEGGEMELPLPAQLEELSTLDLPMFNRVEEIVPVLPRMAELQRA
- a CDS encoding DUF3280 domain-containing protein, with amino-acid sequence MRRLLILLLLLAGPASAEDLWNGRTAAFFGLTFIDTSTEGALNGKRADEAERIERAERQAADAFAAHGVELLDLAPVAEDLARIRNPATCGGCELRMARALGADYAVVGEVQKVSNLILAMNLYVKEVSTGRQIRGQAVDIRGNTDESWQRGMRYILERNIFR